The following nucleotide sequence is from uncultured Draconibacterium sp..
AACGATTTTGACCAATAATAAACTGAACGAACCTGGCCATGAGGAACATTCTTTATATCGTAAAAATCAACTCCTGCTTCCGGGATTTCCATTCCACTCATAATGCGGCTTGCACCAAAAAATGTTTCACTAAAAGGATCGGCAACGTCTACACCATCTATTTTTAAGGTATAATAATGAAACCCCGGATCCTGTGGCTGAGTTACGCCTGTCCAAACACCATCGTCGCCTTTCGTTAGTGGAACATTTCCAAGACTAACTGAAATACTGGTTGCTTCAGGTGCTTGTATGCGAAAATATACCTGCCCTAAAGAATCGACACGAGGATACTCGGCTCCTAATATATTGGTTGACGCAGGTTTTGTTCCTGCAGGAAAATCATTGTTTTGTGTATGCCCTACTGAACTTATTACGAACAGTAGAAGCACTAAAATAAGATTCTTCATTTCTTGATTTAATTAATTATTTGAACAACAACTGGGCATACTGATGTAAATCCCTGCGCCAGGTTTGCCACTCGTGGGCAGTTTCAGGCGACTCATAATACACATAATCGATGCCCTGTTTTTCGAGCATATTTCGGAAAGCACCAACTGAGCCGGGAAAAGGTTCTGGTTCTTTGGTTCCCAAACCCAGCCAGAAAACTTTCATCTGCTTATTTACAGATTTCCCGTTTTTAAAGGCTCCGTTTAAAAAAGTTTCCACATTAATTTCGTCGGAACTAGGGTAATTGGATGTACCGCTAAAACCGCCGTAATAAGCAAACTCATCGAGGTTGTTCATACAAATTCGCATGGTTTGATTGGCGCCCATCGACAAGCCCGCAATGGCGCGATGCTCACGATCAGCAATTGTTCGGAAGCGTTTATCGATCATCGGAATGATTTCGTTCATCATCACCTCTTCGAAAACCATGGCAGGACGACCGCCGCCTGAACTTTGTGGTTTATAGGCATAACCGTTGTCCATAACAATAATCATAGGCACCGCTTTTTGGGCTGCAATCAGGTTATCCAAAATGCGGTTTGCATGTCCCTGGCTTGCCCATCCGGTTTCGTCTTCAAAACTTCCGTGTTGCAGGTAAAGTACCGGATATTGTTTTTTTTGATTATCGTTGTACTCTGCAGGTGTATAAACAAAACAACGGCGAAACGACTGCGTAATTTCAGAGAAATAGGGCTGCTCGCTAACCATACCGTGTGGCACATCTTTCAGCGCATAAATCTCCATGTCGTCGGCCGGAATTTCGATACCACTTCCCCAGCGGCCGGCACCATAAAAATATTTGGTTCCCGGATCGGGTACCGAGGCTCCATCAACATTTAACTGGTAGTAATGAAAACCAACATCCTGAGGTTCCGATTCACCAGTCCACACGCCGTTTTCGTCTTTTTTCATTTCATATTTTACGCCGCCAATATCGAGTCTGACATTGTTGGCTTCCGGTGCTGAAATCTGCGCACGAACCCGGCCCTCAGAATTCACCTGAGGAAATTGTTTGCCGGGCTGATTTACCGATGACGGCTGAAAATCCTCAACCACATCCTGAGCGGCACAAATTCCGCTTATGAATAGAGCCGCAATTAATATGACTATATTCTTCATAAGTTATTCTTTAAACAGTAGCGGAGCCAGTTGATACAAACTTCTGCGCCAGGTTTGAAACTCGTGTGCAGTGCCTTCCGAAACATACGAAACCGCGTTGTAACCGGCATCTTTTAATACTTTGGCCGCATTTTTCACTCCATCCGGACGTTCTTTGCTACCACAACTGATAAATACCAGCTTCAGGTTCGAATGATCTTTGATATCCTCAGGAGCATAAACGCCACCACTTAACAGCGCATAATACGAAAACACTTCCGGTCTGTTCAATGTGATATCTTTTGTTTCCATACCACCCATCGACAGACCAGCCATAGCGCGGTGTGCCTGATCAGGAATAGTTCGGAATTGCTCATCAACATATGGAATCAGCTCATCTACCAAAACCGTTTGAAACGGAGTAACGTCGAAATTACGCAGACCGCCAAATTTGATTTCGTTGGTCATTCCGTAGGTATTCACAATGATAAACGGATCAATTTTACCTTCGGCTATCAGGTTATCCATAATCAGATTGGCACGTCCCTGGTTCATCCAGGCTGTTTCATCTTCGCCCCAGCCGTGTTGCAGGTAAAGCACAGGGTAACTTTTTGACTGATTTTTATAATAACCCGGAGGTGTGTAAACAAAAGCCCTGCGCGAAGTTTCGGTACTTGGCGAAGGAAAAAGTACCTGCTGAACATGTCCGTGAGGAACATTTTTCAGGGCATAAAAATCCTGGTCGTGTGCAGGAAT
It contains:
- a CDS encoding alpha/beta hydrolase-fold protein; this translates as MKKYISTLIVFFVFSLTLCIAQSEKPAIKEDFKPSTLNQPGKEYPMVNSQGYARFRIEAPEAQSVVVSLGLGGTRGGTPLAKNDEGVWMGTTAGPMDEGFHYYHVTIDGGVFNDPGALNYYGSVRWESGIEIPAHDQDFYALKNVPHGHVQQVLFPSPSTETSRRAFVYTPPGYYKNQSKSYPVLYLQHGWGEDETAWMNQGRANLIMDNLIAEGKIDPFIIVNTYGMTNEIKFGGLRNFDVTPFQTVLVDELIPYVDEQFRTIPDQAHRAMAGLSMGGMETKDITLNRPEVFSYYALLSGGVYAPEDIKDHSNLKLVFISCGSKERPDGVKNAAKVLKDAGYNAVSYVSEGTAHEFQTWRRSLYQLAPLLFKE
- a CDS encoding alpha/beta hydrolase-fold protein; amino-acid sequence: MKNIVILIAALFISGICAAQDVVEDFQPSSVNQPGKQFPQVNSEGRVRAQISAPEANNVRLDIGGVKYEMKKDENGVWTGESEPQDVGFHYYQLNVDGASVPDPGTKYFYGAGRWGSGIEIPADDMEIYALKDVPHGMVSEQPYFSEITQSFRRCFVYTPAEYNDNQKKQYPVLYLQHGSFEDETGWASQGHANRILDNLIAAQKAVPMIIVMDNGYAYKPQSSGGGRPAMVFEEVMMNEIIPMIDKRFRTIADREHRAIAGLSMGANQTMRICMNNLDEFAYYGGFSGTSNYPSSDEINVETFLNGAFKNGKSVNKQMKVFWLGLGTKEPEPFPGSVGAFRNMLEKQGIDYVYYESPETAHEWQTWRRDLHQYAQLLFK